A part of Tigriopus californicus strain San Diego chromosome 10, Tcal_SD_v2.1, whole genome shotgun sequence genomic DNA contains:
- the LOC131889483 gene encoding dynamin-like isoform X3, producing MAAGNHGMESLIPIINRMQDAFTQLGVPMVIDLPQIAVVGGQSAGKSSVLENFVGRDFLPRGSGIVTRRPLILQLINAPNEYGEFLHCKGKKFMDFGAIMKEIEDETDRMTGSNKGISNLPINLRVYSPHVLNITLIDLPGLTKIPVGDQPHDIDQQIREMIMTYIQKDTCLILAVTPANIDIATSDALMVAKYADPDGLRTIGVLTKLDLMDDGTDAREVLENKFLPLRRGYVGVINRSQKDIEGKKDIKAAMAAERKFFLSHPSYRNMADRLGSPYLQKVLNQQLTNHIRETLPSLRDRLQKQYLSLEKEVEQYKYFRPDDPAIKTKAMLQSIQQLQQDFERSIEGSGSAAVNTLELSGGAKINRLFHERFPYEIVRMEFDEKELRREIAFAIRNIHGVRIGLFTPGQAFEVVARKQISCLREPATKVVGLVTEEMQKILVEGLAKMNRYPRLREETERIITTYIREKEQRCKDQICMLIECELAYMNTNHEDFIGFANAQNTNQNSEKTGRKLGNQVIRKGYMSIHNLGIMKGGSRDYWFVLTSESLSWFKDDEEKDKKFMLPLDSLKLRDIEAGFMSRRHMFAIYNPENRNVYKDFKTLELSCETQDEVDSWKASFLRAGVYPEKTSELNNGDGEEGSRSQEASLGSVDPQLERQVETIRNLVDSYMKIVTKTCRDLVPKTVMYLMINDVKNFINSELLAQLYATGDTHSMMEESADEALKREEMLRQYHACKEALKIIGDVSMATVSTPAPPPVKNWMPAPSSHTSSSSSGGGGGGSGGGGGSGGGGNSGNGGGGGISQAPPSPGGGPRRNPPPVSRQPPQPPRAAPAAPGGRAPPSAPGRAAGLPPPMIPTRWVKASSLKDSSSSSNEDDTSNTLEVKKETIIKGVVIKSIVCHPKGTKNKSMAPSPPRGGTPPPPIPPQKSKSVTFGSSASNSKSPMSPQSVPKVKKSFSRASCLIRAKPKAPPIPTPRPKSSALSD from the exons ATGGCAGCGGGCAATCATGGGATGGAGTCCCTCATCCCTATTATTAATCGCATGCAAGATGCCTTTACACAACTCGGGGTGCCCATGGTCATTGATCTGCCGCAAATTGCGGTGGTGGGTGGTCAATCAGCGGGTAAATCATCCGTCTTGGAAAATTTCGTGGGAAG GGATTTCCTTCCCCGAGGCTCGGGCATCGTGACTCGACGACCTCTCATTTTGCAACTCATCAATGCGCCCAACGAGTATGGCGAATTTCTTCATTGCAAGGGCAAGAAGTTCATGGATTTTGGCGCCATCATGAAGGAAATCGAGGATGAAACCGATCGCATGACGGGCTCGAACAAGGGCATTTCTAACCTTCCCATAAACTTGAGAGTGTATTCGCCTCATG TGCTTAATATTACCCTCATTGACTTGCCCGGATTGACAAAAATCCCGGTAGGCGATCAACCCCACGATATTGATCAGCAAATCCGAGAAATGATCATGACTTACATTCAAAAAGACACGTGCTTGATCCTGGCCGTAACCCCCGCCAATATCGATATTGCCACGTCGGATGCACTAATGGTGGCCAAATACGCCGATCCGGACG GTCTTCGAACCATTGGTGTGTTGACAAAGCTGGACTTGATGGACGACGGTACGGATGCCAGAGAGGTCTTGGAAAACAAATTCCTGCCTCTAAGACGAGGATATGTAGGCGTCATCAATCGGTCTCAAAAGGATATCGAGGGCAAAAAAGATATCAAAGCCGCCATGGCAGCAGAGAGGAAGTTTTTCCTAAG TCATCCCTCATACCGTAACATGGCGGACCGTCTGGGCTCACCTTACTTGCAGAAAGTTCTCAATCAACAACTCACCAACCACATCCGTGAGACACTTCCGAGTCTCCGGGATCGCCTTCAAAAGCAGTACTTATCTCTAGAGAAGGAAGTGGAGCAATACAAATACTTCAGACCAGATGATCCAGCCATCAAAACCAAAGCGATGCTACA GAGTATTCAACAATTGCAACAAGATTTCGAACGATCCATTGAAGGCAGTGGTTCGGCGGCAGTCAACACATTGGAATTGAGCGGAGGAGCTAAGATCAACCGTTTGTTCCACGAACGCTTCCCATATGAAATCGTTCGAATGGAGTTCGATGAGAAGGAATTAAGGCGCGAAATTGCCTTTGCTATCCGGAATATACACG GAGTGCGGATTGGATTATTTACTCCCGGCCAAGCTTTCGAGGTTGTGGCGCGGAAGCAGATTTCTTGTCTCCGGGAACCCGCTACGAAAGTCGTGGGATTGGTCACCGAAGAAATGCAGAAAATCCTTGTTGAAGGCCTGGCCAAG ATGAATCGTTACCCTCGTCTTCGCGAAGAAACCGAGCGGATTATTACTACCTACATTCGAGAAAAGGAGCAACGATGTAAAGATCAGATTTGCATGCTGATTGAATGCGAGCTGGCTTATATGAACACCAACCACGAAGATTTCATTGGATTTGCCAA tGCGCAAAATACCAATCAAAACTCTGAGAAAACCGGTAGAAAATTGGGCAATCAGGTCATTCGAAAAGGCTACATGTCCATCCACAACTTGGGTATCATGAAAGGTGGATCTCGAGATTATTGGTTCGTTTTGACATCGGAATCTCTCTCTTGGTTCAAGGATGACGAG GAGAAAGATAAGAAGTTCATGCTCCCGCTGGACAGTTTGAAATTGCGGGATATTGAAGCCGGGTTCATGTCCAGGCGTCACATGTTTGCGATATACAACCCGGAAAACAGGAACGTGTACAAGGACTTCAAGACCCTTGAATTGTCTTGCGAGACTCAGGATGAAGTGGATTCGTGGAAAGCGTCCTTTTTGAGGGCTGGAGTTTATCCTGAGAAGACTTCCGAGCTCAACAACGGCGACGGAGAA GAAGGCAGCCGG AGCCAAGAAGCCTCACTCGGGTCTGTTGATCCACAATTGGAGCGCCAAGTTGAAACCATCCGTAATCTCGTGGATTCTTACATGAAAATTGTAACAAAGACGTGCCGGGACCTCGTACCAAAGACTGTCATGTATCTTATGATCAATGATGTGAAGAATTTCATCAACAGCGAACTCCTCGCTCAGCTTTACGCGACTGGAGACACG CATTCCATGATGGAAGAGAGTGCTGACGAAGCTCTTAAACGAGAAGAGATGTTGAGACAATACCATGCTTGCAAAGAGGCTCTGAAGATCATTGGTGATGTGTCCATGGCCACGGTGAGCACACCGGCTCCTCCTCCCGTAAAGAACTGGATGCCAGCGCCCAGCTCGCACACATCCTCTTCGTCTAGTGGGGGTGGCGGAGGAGGTAGTGGCGGCGGAGGAGGTAGTGGAGGTGGGGGTAATAGTGGAAATGGTGGGGGAGGGGGAATTTCCCAAGCTCCACCTTCACCCGGTGGAGGCCCGAGGCGAAATCCGCCTCCAGTGTCTAGGCAGCCTCCACAGCCCCCAAGGGCGGCTCCTGCCGCTCCAGGAGGTCGAGCTCCTCCCTCTGCACCTGGTCGAGCTGCCGGACTCCCGCCTCCGATGATTCCAAC TCGCTGGGTGAAGGCctcatctttgaaagattcttcttcctcctccaacGAGGACGACACTTCCAACACTCTCGAAGTCAAGAAAGAGACCATTATCAAGGGCGTCGTAATCAAAAGCATTGTGTGCCACCCCAAAGGCACCAAGAATAAGTCCATGGCACCCTCTCCACCCAGGGGGGGAACGCCTCCACCCCCCATTCCacctcaaaagagcaaatccGTCACTTTTGGGAGCTCAGCGTCCAATTCCAAGTCGCCCATGTCCCCTCAGTCTGTgcccaaagtgaaaaaatcCTTCTCACGAGCCTCGTGCCTTATTCGAGCCAAGCCCAAAGCCCCGCCCATTCCTACCCCTCGCCCCAAAAGCAGCGCTTTGTCAGACTGA
- the LOC131889483 gene encoding dynamin-like isoform X5, translating to MAAGNHGMESLIPIINRMQDAFTQLGVPMVIDLPQIAVVGGQSAGKSSVLENFVGRDFLPRGSGIVTRRPLILQLINAPNEYGEFLHCKGKKFMDFGAIMKEIEDETDRMTGSNKGISNLPINLRVYSPHVVNITLIDLPGLTRVPVGDQPKDVEQQIKSLIMTYIQKDCCLILAVIPANIDIATSDALQMAKEADPSGLRTIGVLTKLDLMDDGTDAREVLENKFLPLRRGYVGVINRSQKDIEGKKDIKAAMAAERKFFLSHPSYRNMADRLGSPYLQKVLNQQLTNHIRETLPSLRDRLQKQYLSLEKEVEQYKYFRPDDPAIKTKAMLQSIQQLQQDFERSIEGSGSAAVNTLELSGGAKINRLFHERFPYEIVRMEFDEKELRREIAFAIRNIHGVRIGLFTPGQAFEVVARKQISCLREPATKVVGLVTEEMQKILVEGLAKMNRYPRLREETERIITTYIREKEQRCKDQICMLIECELAYMNTNHEDFIGFANAQNTNQNSEKTGRKLGNQVIRKGYMSIHNLGIMKGGSRDYWFVLTSESLSWFKDDEEKDKKFMLPLDSLKLRDIEAGFMSRRHMFAIYNPENRNVYKDFKTLELSCETQDEVDSWKASFLRAGVYPEKTSELNNGDGEEGSRSQEASLGSVDPQLERQVETIRNLVDSYMKIVTKTCRDLVPKTVMYLMINDVKNFINSELLAQLYATGDTHSMMEESADEALKREEMLRQYHACKEALKIIGDVSMATVSTPAPPPVKNWMPAPSSHTSSSSSGGGGGGSGGGGGSGGGGNSGNGGGGGISQAPPSPGGGPRRNPPPVSRQPPQPPRAAPAAPGGRAPPSAPGRAAGLPPPMIPTRWVKASSLKDSSSSSNEDDTSNTLEVKKETIIKGVVIKSIVCHPKGTKNKSMAPSPPRGGTPPPPIPPQKSKSVTFGSSASNSKSPMSPQSVPKVKKSFSRASCLIRAKPKAPPIPTPRPKSSALSD from the exons ATGGCAGCGGGCAATCATGGGATGGAGTCCCTCATCCCTATTATTAATCGCATGCAAGATGCCTTTACACAACTCGGGGTGCCCATGGTCATTGATCTGCCGCAAATTGCGGTGGTGGGTGGTCAATCAGCGGGTAAATCATCCGTCTTGGAAAATTTCGTGGGAAG GGATTTCCTTCCCCGAGGCTCGGGCATCGTGACTCGACGACCTCTCATTTTGCAACTCATCAATGCGCCCAACGAGTATGGCGAATTTCTTCATTGCAAGGGCAAGAAGTTCATGGATTTTGGCGCCATCATGAAGGAAATCGAGGATGAAACCGATCGCATGACGGGCTCGAACAAGGGCATTTCTAACCTTCCCATAAACTTGAGAGTGTATTCGCCTCATG TTGTAAACATTACCCTCATCGATTTACCTGGGTTAACTCGAGTTCCTGTTGGAGACCAACCCAAAGATGTTGAGCAACAGATAAAGTCATTGATTATGACATACATTCAGAAAGACTGTTGCCTCATTCTTGCTGTCATTCCTGCAAACATTGATATAGCCACAAGCGATGCTCTTCAAATGGCTAAAGAAGCTGACCCGTCAG GTCTTCGAACCATTGGTGTGTTGACAAAGCTGGACTTGATGGACGACGGTACGGATGCCAGAGAGGTCTTGGAAAACAAATTCCTGCCTCTAAGACGAGGATATGTAGGCGTCATCAATCGGTCTCAAAAGGATATCGAGGGCAAAAAAGATATCAAAGCCGCCATGGCAGCAGAGAGGAAGTTTTTCCTAAG TCATCCCTCATACCGTAACATGGCGGACCGTCTGGGCTCACCTTACTTGCAGAAAGTTCTCAATCAACAACTCACCAACCACATCCGTGAGACACTTCCGAGTCTCCGGGATCGCCTTCAAAAGCAGTACTTATCTCTAGAGAAGGAAGTGGAGCAATACAAATACTTCAGACCAGATGATCCAGCCATCAAAACCAAAGCGATGCTACA GAGTATTCAACAATTGCAACAAGATTTCGAACGATCCATTGAAGGCAGTGGTTCGGCGGCAGTCAACACATTGGAATTGAGCGGAGGAGCTAAGATCAACCGTTTGTTCCACGAACGCTTCCCATATGAAATCGTTCGAATGGAGTTCGATGAGAAGGAATTAAGGCGCGAAATTGCCTTTGCTATCCGGAATATACACG GAGTGCGGATTGGATTATTTACTCCCGGCCAAGCTTTCGAGGTTGTGGCGCGGAAGCAGATTTCTTGTCTCCGGGAACCCGCTACGAAAGTCGTGGGATTGGTCACCGAAGAAATGCAGAAAATCCTTGTTGAAGGCCTGGCCAAG ATGAATCGTTACCCTCGTCTTCGCGAAGAAACCGAGCGGATTATTACTACCTACATTCGAGAAAAGGAGCAACGATGTAAAGATCAGATTTGCATGCTGATTGAATGCGAGCTGGCTTATATGAACACCAACCACGAAGATTTCATTGGATTTGCCAA tGCGCAAAATACCAATCAAAACTCTGAGAAAACCGGTAGAAAATTGGGCAATCAGGTCATTCGAAAAGGCTACATGTCCATCCACAACTTGGGTATCATGAAAGGTGGATCTCGAGATTATTGGTTCGTTTTGACATCGGAATCTCTCTCTTGGTTCAAGGATGACGAG GAGAAAGATAAGAAGTTCATGCTCCCGCTGGACAGTTTGAAATTGCGGGATATTGAAGCCGGGTTCATGTCCAGGCGTCACATGTTTGCGATATACAACCCGGAAAACAGGAACGTGTACAAGGACTTCAAGACCCTTGAATTGTCTTGCGAGACTCAGGATGAAGTGGATTCGTGGAAAGCGTCCTTTTTGAGGGCTGGAGTTTATCCTGAGAAGACTTCCGAGCTCAACAACGGCGACGGAGAA GAAGGCAGCCGG AGCCAAGAAGCCTCACTCGGGTCTGTTGATCCACAATTGGAGCGCCAAGTTGAAACCATCCGTAATCTCGTGGATTCTTACATGAAAATTGTAACAAAGACGTGCCGGGACCTCGTACCAAAGACTGTCATGTATCTTATGATCAATGATGTGAAGAATTTCATCAACAGCGAACTCCTCGCTCAGCTTTACGCGACTGGAGACACG CATTCCATGATGGAAGAGAGTGCTGACGAAGCTCTTAAACGAGAAGAGATGTTGAGACAATACCATGCTTGCAAAGAGGCTCTGAAGATCATTGGTGATGTGTCCATGGCCACGGTGAGCACACCGGCTCCTCCTCCCGTAAAGAACTGGATGCCAGCGCCCAGCTCGCACACATCCTCTTCGTCTAGTGGGGGTGGCGGAGGAGGTAGTGGCGGCGGAGGAGGTAGTGGAGGTGGGGGTAATAGTGGAAATGGTGGGGGAGGGGGAATTTCCCAAGCTCCACCTTCACCCGGTGGAGGCCCGAGGCGAAATCCGCCTCCAGTGTCTAGGCAGCCTCCACAGCCCCCAAGGGCGGCTCCTGCCGCTCCAGGAGGTCGAGCTCCTCCCTCTGCACCTGGTCGAGCTGCCGGACTCCCGCCTCCGATGATTCCAAC TCGCTGGGTGAAGGCctcatctttgaaagattcttcttcctcctccaacGAGGACGACACTTCCAACACTCTCGAAGTCAAGAAAGAGACCATTATCAAGGGCGTCGTAATCAAAAGCATTGTGTGCCACCCCAAAGGCACCAAGAATAAGTCCATGGCACCCTCTCCACCCAGGGGGGGAACGCCTCCACCCCCCATTCCacctcaaaagagcaaatccGTCACTTTTGGGAGCTCAGCGTCCAATTCCAAGTCGCCCATGTCCCCTCAGTCTGTgcccaaagtgaaaaaatcCTTCTCACGAGCCTCGTGCCTTATTCGAGCCAAGCCCAAAGCCCCGCCCATTCCTACCCCTCGCCCCAAAAGCAGCGCTTTGTCAGACTGA
- the LOC131889483 gene encoding dynamin-like isoform X8, with protein MAAGNHGMESLIPIINRMQDAFTQLGVPMVIDLPQIAVVGGQSAGKSSVLENFVGRDFLPRGSGIVTRRPLILQLINAPNEYGEFLHCKGKKFMDFGAIMKEIEDETDRMTGSNKGISNLPINLRVYSPHVLNITLIDLPGLTKIPVGDQPHDIDQQIREMIMTYIQKDTCLILAVTPANIDIATSDALMVAKYADPDGLRTIGVLTKLDLMDDGTDAREVLENKFLPLRRGYVGVINRSQKDIEGKKDIKAAMAAERKFFLSHPSYRNMADRLGSPYLQKVLNQQLTNHIRETLPSLRDRLQKQYLSLEKEVEQYKYFRPDDPAIKTKAMLQSIQQLQQDFERSIEGSGSAAVNTLELSGGAKINRLFHERFPYEIVRMEFDEKELRREIAFAIRNIHGVRIGLFTPGQAFEVVARKQISCLREPATKVVGLVTEEMQKILVEGLAKMNRYPRLREETERIITTYIREKEQRCKDQICMLIECELAYMNTNHEDFIGFANAQNTNQNSEKTGRKLGNQVIRKGYMSIHNLGIMKGGSRDYWFVLTSESLSWFKDDEEKDKKFMLPLDSLKLRDIEAGFMSRRHMFAIYNPENRNVYKDFKTLELSCETQDEVDSWKASFLRAGVYPEKTSELNNGDGEEGSRSQEASLGSVDPQLERQVETIRNLVDSYMKIVTKTCRDLVPKTVMYLMINDVKNFINSELLAQLYATGDTHSMMEESADEALKREEMLRQYHACKEALKIIGDVSMATVSTPAPPPVKNWMPAPSSHTSSSSSGGGGGGSGGGGGSGGGGNSGNGGGGGISQAPPSPGGGPRRNPPPVSRQPPQPPRAAPAAPGGRAPPSAPGRAAGLPPPMIPTRQSMGQAAAGMQSAFGNMGQHVQRAATQAAAQAAANEVQNQLANAMGGFGKKR; from the exons ATGGCAGCGGGCAATCATGGGATGGAGTCCCTCATCCCTATTATTAATCGCATGCAAGATGCCTTTACACAACTCGGGGTGCCCATGGTCATTGATCTGCCGCAAATTGCGGTGGTGGGTGGTCAATCAGCGGGTAAATCATCCGTCTTGGAAAATTTCGTGGGAAG GGATTTCCTTCCCCGAGGCTCGGGCATCGTGACTCGACGACCTCTCATTTTGCAACTCATCAATGCGCCCAACGAGTATGGCGAATTTCTTCATTGCAAGGGCAAGAAGTTCATGGATTTTGGCGCCATCATGAAGGAAATCGAGGATGAAACCGATCGCATGACGGGCTCGAACAAGGGCATTTCTAACCTTCCCATAAACTTGAGAGTGTATTCGCCTCATG TGCTTAATATTACCCTCATTGACTTGCCCGGATTGACAAAAATCCCGGTAGGCGATCAACCCCACGATATTGATCAGCAAATCCGAGAAATGATCATGACTTACATTCAAAAAGACACGTGCTTGATCCTGGCCGTAACCCCCGCCAATATCGATATTGCCACGTCGGATGCACTAATGGTGGCCAAATACGCCGATCCGGACG GTCTTCGAACCATTGGTGTGTTGACAAAGCTGGACTTGATGGACGACGGTACGGATGCCAGAGAGGTCTTGGAAAACAAATTCCTGCCTCTAAGACGAGGATATGTAGGCGTCATCAATCGGTCTCAAAAGGATATCGAGGGCAAAAAAGATATCAAAGCCGCCATGGCAGCAGAGAGGAAGTTTTTCCTAAG TCATCCCTCATACCGTAACATGGCGGACCGTCTGGGCTCACCTTACTTGCAGAAAGTTCTCAATCAACAACTCACCAACCACATCCGTGAGACACTTCCGAGTCTCCGGGATCGCCTTCAAAAGCAGTACTTATCTCTAGAGAAGGAAGTGGAGCAATACAAATACTTCAGACCAGATGATCCAGCCATCAAAACCAAAGCGATGCTACA GAGTATTCAACAATTGCAACAAGATTTCGAACGATCCATTGAAGGCAGTGGTTCGGCGGCAGTCAACACATTGGAATTGAGCGGAGGAGCTAAGATCAACCGTTTGTTCCACGAACGCTTCCCATATGAAATCGTTCGAATGGAGTTCGATGAGAAGGAATTAAGGCGCGAAATTGCCTTTGCTATCCGGAATATACACG GAGTGCGGATTGGATTATTTACTCCCGGCCAAGCTTTCGAGGTTGTGGCGCGGAAGCAGATTTCTTGTCTCCGGGAACCCGCTACGAAAGTCGTGGGATTGGTCACCGAAGAAATGCAGAAAATCCTTGTTGAAGGCCTGGCCAAG ATGAATCGTTACCCTCGTCTTCGCGAAGAAACCGAGCGGATTATTACTACCTACATTCGAGAAAAGGAGCAACGATGTAAAGATCAGATTTGCATGCTGATTGAATGCGAGCTGGCTTATATGAACACCAACCACGAAGATTTCATTGGATTTGCCAA tGCGCAAAATACCAATCAAAACTCTGAGAAAACCGGTAGAAAATTGGGCAATCAGGTCATTCGAAAAGGCTACATGTCCATCCACAACTTGGGTATCATGAAAGGTGGATCTCGAGATTATTGGTTCGTTTTGACATCGGAATCTCTCTCTTGGTTCAAGGATGACGAG GAGAAAGATAAGAAGTTCATGCTCCCGCTGGACAGTTTGAAATTGCGGGATATTGAAGCCGGGTTCATGTCCAGGCGTCACATGTTTGCGATATACAACCCGGAAAACAGGAACGTGTACAAGGACTTCAAGACCCTTGAATTGTCTTGCGAGACTCAGGATGAAGTGGATTCGTGGAAAGCGTCCTTTTTGAGGGCTGGAGTTTATCCTGAGAAGACTTCCGAGCTCAACAACGGCGACGGAGAA GAAGGCAGCCGG AGCCAAGAAGCCTCACTCGGGTCTGTTGATCCACAATTGGAGCGCCAAGTTGAAACCATCCGTAATCTCGTGGATTCTTACATGAAAATTGTAACAAAGACGTGCCGGGACCTCGTACCAAAGACTGTCATGTATCTTATGATCAATGATGTGAAGAATTTCATCAACAGCGAACTCCTCGCTCAGCTTTACGCGACTGGAGACACG CATTCCATGATGGAAGAGAGTGCTGACGAAGCTCTTAAACGAGAAGAGATGTTGAGACAATACCATGCTTGCAAAGAGGCTCTGAAGATCATTGGTGATGTGTCCATGGCCACGGTGAGCACACCGGCTCCTCCTCCCGTAAAGAACTGGATGCCAGCGCCCAGCTCGCACACATCCTCTTCGTCTAGTGGGGGTGGCGGAGGAGGTAGTGGCGGCGGAGGAGGTAGTGGAGGTGGGGGTAATAGTGGAAATGGTGGGGGAGGGGGAATTTCCCAAGCTCCACCTTCACCCGGTGGAGGCCCGAGGCGAAATCCGCCTCCAGTGTCTAGGCAGCCTCCACAGCCCCCAAGGGCGGCTCCTGCCGCTCCAGGAGGTCGAGCTCCTCCCTCTGCACCTGGTCGAGCTGCCGGACTCCCGCCTCCGATGATTCCAAC TCGGCAAAGCATGGGCCAAGCAGCCGCAGGGATGCAAAGCGCTTTCGGAAATATGGGTCAGCATGTGCAAAGAGCGGCAACTCAAGCTGCGGCTCAAGCAGCTGCTAACGAGGTCCAAAACCAATTGGCCAATGCTATGGGTGGCTTCGGCAAGAAAAGATAA